A single Branchiostoma floridae strain S238N-H82 chromosome 11, Bfl_VNyyK, whole genome shotgun sequence DNA region contains:
- the LOC118425787 gene encoding aldehyde dehydrogenase, dimeric NADP-preferring-like isoform X2 translates to MSMTAIVQHLRENVGKMRSVEYRREQLRALLRCIDENLDRWIEVLRKDLHKPKMECMGMEVNYTRNELIVHLNNLDEWTKPEYVKKELPQMRDECYIQYEPLGVILVIGAWNYPVQLVLCPLIAAISAGNCAVVKPSELSEATAALVEDLLPKYLDKDCFAVVNGGVKETTELLEQKFDHIMYTGNSNVGRIVMAAAAKHLTPVTLELGGKSPCYVDKDCDVDVAARRIAWGRFVNCGQTCIAPDYVLCASQNQDRLLKGIQAALEEYFGKDPRQSEDYCRIVNQRHFHRVKSMIEKTKGSIALGGDSDEKDLYISPTVVKDVKPTDALMEAEIFGPVLPIVTAESADDAVRFINSRDKPLALYAFANDKKVIHDIVQRTSSGSVCGNDTMMQMALPTLPFGGVGTSGMGNYHGKFGFLTFSHRKAVMVKALAMEKVNSIRYPPYTEKKMSWINWLTNKKEKRRGGLFSFMPFAVIMTILAVLLKFWTKWT, encoded by the exons ATGTCGATGACAGCCATAGTGCAGCACTTGCGTGAGAACGTGGGGAAGATGAGGTCTGTAGAGTACCGACGCGAGCAGCTGAGGGCACTGTTACGCTGCATTGATGAGAACCTAGACAGGTGGATAGAGGTACTGAGGAAGGATCTGCACAAG CCTAAAATGGAGTGTATGGGTATGGAGGTAAACTACACCAGGAATGAGCTCATTGTTCACTTGAACAACCTGGATGAGTGGACCAAGCCGGAGTATGTGAAGAAAGAACTGCCACAGATGAGGGACGAGTGTTACATCCAGTACGAGCCGCTAGGTGTCATCCTCGTCATCGGGGCCTGGAACTATCCAGTGCAGCTTGTCCTGTGCCCTCTCATTG CTGCCATTTCTGCTGGTAACTGTGCTGTAGTGAAGCCTTCTGAGCTGTCTGAAGCCACAGCAGCTCTTGTGGAAGACCTACTCCCCAAATATCTGGATAAG GACTGCTTTGCTGTTGTTAACGGAGGTGTGAAGGAGACAACCGAGCTTTTGGAGCAGAAGTTTGACCACATCATGTACACAGGGAACAGTAATGTGGGCAGGATTGTGATGGCTGCAGCTGCCAAGCACCTGACACCTGTCACACTGGAGCTGGGGGGCAAGTCACCATGCTATGTGGACAAGGACTGTGATGTTG ATGTTGCAGCAAGGCGTATTGCGTGGGGTAGGTTTGTGAACTGTGGCCAAACCTGCATCGCCCCTGACTATGTCCTGTGTGCAAGTCAGAACCAGGACAGGCTACTGAAGGGCATCCAGGCAGCTCTGGAGGAGTACTTTGGCAAGGACCCCAGGCAGTCTGAAG ATTACTGTCGTATCGTGAACCAGCGCCATTTCCACCGCGTCAAGAGCATGATAGAGAAGACAAAAGGCAGCATCGCGCTCGGCGGGGATTCTGACGAGAAGGACCTGTACATCAGCCCCACCGTGGTAAAGGACGTCAAACCAACCGATGCACTGATGGAGGCGGAAATCTTCGGCCCCGTCCTGCCGATCGTGACCGCAGAGAGTGCAGATGACGCCGTTCGTTTCATCAACAGTAGAGACAAGCCGCTTGCGCTGTATGCCTTCGCTAATGACAAGAAG GTTATCCACGACATCGTACAGCGTACGTCCAGCGGGAGTGTCTGCGGAAATGACACCATGATGCAGATGGCTTTGCCCACGCTGCCGTTCGGAGGTGTCGGTACGAGCGGCATGGGGAACTACCACGGGAAGTTTGGCTTTCTCACCTTCTCCCACAGGAAGGCAGTGATGGTGAAGGCACTAGCTATGGAAAAG GTGAACAGTATCCGTTACCCCCCCTACACGGAGAAAAAGATGAGCTGGATCAATTGGCTTACTAATAAGAAGGAGAAAAGGAGGGGTGGTCTCTTCAGCTTCATGCCCTTTGCTGTGATAATGACCATCCTGGCAGTTCTCCTCAAG TTCTGGACAAAATGGACATAA
- the LOC118425787 gene encoding aldehyde dehydrogenase, dimeric NADP-preferring-like isoform X3: MSMTAIVQHLRENVGKMRSVEYRREQLRALLRCIDENLDRWIEVLRKDLHKPKMECMGMEVNYTRNELIVHLNNLDEWTKPEYVKKELPQMRDECYIQYEPLGVILVIGAWNYPVQLVLCPLIAAISAGNCAVVKPSELSEATAALVEDLLPKYLDKDCFAVVNGGVKETTELLEQKFDHIMYTGNSNVGRIVMAAAAKHLTPVTLELGGKSPCYVDKDCDVDVAARRIAWGRFVNCGQTCIAPDYVLCASQNQDRLLKGIQAALEEYFGKDPRQSEDYCRIVNQRHFHRVKSMIEKTKGSIALGGDSDEKDLYISPTVVKDVKPTDALMEAEIFGPVLPIVTAESADDAVRFINSRDKPLALYAFANDKKVIHDIVQRTSSGSVCGNDTMMQMALPTLPFGGVGTSGMGNYHGKFGFLTFSHRKAVMVKALAMEKVNSIRYPPYTEKKMSWINWLTNKKEKRRGGLFSFMPFAVIMTILAVLLKFFG, translated from the exons ATGTCGATGACAGCCATAGTGCAGCACTTGCGTGAGAACGTGGGGAAGATGAGGTCTGTAGAGTACCGACGCGAGCAGCTGAGGGCACTGTTACGCTGCATTGATGAGAACCTAGACAGGTGGATAGAGGTACTGAGGAAGGATCTGCACAAG CCTAAAATGGAGTGTATGGGTATGGAGGTAAACTACACCAGGAATGAGCTCATTGTTCACTTGAACAACCTGGATGAGTGGACCAAGCCGGAGTATGTGAAGAAAGAACTGCCACAGATGAGGGACGAGTGTTACATCCAGTACGAGCCGCTAGGTGTCATCCTCGTCATCGGGGCCTGGAACTATCCAGTGCAGCTTGTCCTGTGCCCTCTCATTG CTGCCATTTCTGCTGGTAACTGTGCTGTAGTGAAGCCTTCTGAGCTGTCTGAAGCCACAGCAGCTCTTGTGGAAGACCTACTCCCCAAATATCTGGATAAG GACTGCTTTGCTGTTGTTAACGGAGGTGTGAAGGAGACAACCGAGCTTTTGGAGCAGAAGTTTGACCACATCATGTACACAGGGAACAGTAATGTGGGCAGGATTGTGATGGCTGCAGCTGCCAAGCACCTGACACCTGTCACACTGGAGCTGGGGGGCAAGTCACCATGCTATGTGGACAAGGACTGTGATGTTG ATGTTGCAGCAAGGCGTATTGCGTGGGGTAGGTTTGTGAACTGTGGCCAAACCTGCATCGCCCCTGACTATGTCCTGTGTGCAAGTCAGAACCAGGACAGGCTACTGAAGGGCATCCAGGCAGCTCTGGAGGAGTACTTTGGCAAGGACCCCAGGCAGTCTGAAG ATTACTGTCGTATCGTGAACCAGCGCCATTTCCACCGCGTCAAGAGCATGATAGAGAAGACAAAAGGCAGCATCGCGCTCGGCGGGGATTCTGACGAGAAGGACCTGTACATCAGCCCCACCGTGGTAAAGGACGTCAAACCAACCGATGCACTGATGGAGGCGGAAATCTTCGGCCCCGTCCTGCCGATCGTGACCGCAGAGAGTGCAGATGACGCCGTTCGTTTCATCAACAGTAGAGACAAGCCGCTTGCGCTGTATGCCTTCGCTAATGACAAGAAG GTTATCCACGACATCGTACAGCGTACGTCCAGCGGGAGTGTCTGCGGAAATGACACCATGATGCAGATGGCTTTGCCCACGCTGCCGTTCGGAGGTGTCGGTACGAGCGGCATGGGGAACTACCACGGGAAGTTTGGCTTTCTCACCTTCTCCCACAGGAAGGCAGTGATGGTGAAGGCACTAGCTATGGAAAAG GTGAACAGTATCCGTTACCCCCCCTACACGGAGAAAAAGATGAGCTGGATCAATTGGCTTACTAATAAGAAGGAGAAAAGGAGGGGTGGTCTCTTCAGCTTCATGCCCTTTGCTGTGATAATGACCATCCTGGCAGTTCTCCTCAAG TTCTTTGGATAG
- the LOC118425787 gene encoding aldehyde dehydrogenase, dimeric NADP-preferring-like isoform X1, producing the protein MSMTAIVQHLRENVGKMRSVEYRREQLRALLRCIDENLDRWIEVLRKDLHKPKMECMGMEVNYTRNELIVHLNNLDEWTKPEYVKKELPQMRDECYIQYEPLGVILVIGAWNYPVQLVLCPLIAAISAGNCAVVKPSELSEATAALVEDLLPKYLDKDCFAVVNGGVKETTELLEQKFDHIMYTGNSNVGRIVMAAAAKHLTPVTLELGGKSPCYVDKDCDVDVAARRIAWGRFVNCGQTCIAPDYVLCASQNQDRLLKGIQAALEEYFGKDPRQSEDYCRIVNQRHFHRVKSMIEKTKGSIALGGDSDEKDLYISPTVVKDVKPTDALMEAEIFGPVLPIVTAESADDAVRFINSRDKPLALYAFANDKKVIHDIVQRTSSGSVCGNDTMMQMALPTLPFGGVGTSGMGNYHGKFGFLTFSHRKAVMVKALAMEKVNSIRYPPYTEKKMSWINWLTNKKEKRRGGLFSFMPFAVIMTILAVLLKVLTVMTYLA; encoded by the exons ATGTCGATGACAGCCATAGTGCAGCACTTGCGTGAGAACGTGGGGAAGATGAGGTCTGTAGAGTACCGACGCGAGCAGCTGAGGGCACTGTTACGCTGCATTGATGAGAACCTAGACAGGTGGATAGAGGTACTGAGGAAGGATCTGCACAAG CCTAAAATGGAGTGTATGGGTATGGAGGTAAACTACACCAGGAATGAGCTCATTGTTCACTTGAACAACCTGGATGAGTGGACCAAGCCGGAGTATGTGAAGAAAGAACTGCCACAGATGAGGGACGAGTGTTACATCCAGTACGAGCCGCTAGGTGTCATCCTCGTCATCGGGGCCTGGAACTATCCAGTGCAGCTTGTCCTGTGCCCTCTCATTG CTGCCATTTCTGCTGGTAACTGTGCTGTAGTGAAGCCTTCTGAGCTGTCTGAAGCCACAGCAGCTCTTGTGGAAGACCTACTCCCCAAATATCTGGATAAG GACTGCTTTGCTGTTGTTAACGGAGGTGTGAAGGAGACAACCGAGCTTTTGGAGCAGAAGTTTGACCACATCATGTACACAGGGAACAGTAATGTGGGCAGGATTGTGATGGCTGCAGCTGCCAAGCACCTGACACCTGTCACACTGGAGCTGGGGGGCAAGTCACCATGCTATGTGGACAAGGACTGTGATGTTG ATGTTGCAGCAAGGCGTATTGCGTGGGGTAGGTTTGTGAACTGTGGCCAAACCTGCATCGCCCCTGACTATGTCCTGTGTGCAAGTCAGAACCAGGACAGGCTACTGAAGGGCATCCAGGCAGCTCTGGAGGAGTACTTTGGCAAGGACCCCAGGCAGTCTGAAG ATTACTGTCGTATCGTGAACCAGCGCCATTTCCACCGCGTCAAGAGCATGATAGAGAAGACAAAAGGCAGCATCGCGCTCGGCGGGGATTCTGACGAGAAGGACCTGTACATCAGCCCCACCGTGGTAAAGGACGTCAAACCAACCGATGCACTGATGGAGGCGGAAATCTTCGGCCCCGTCCTGCCGATCGTGACCGCAGAGAGTGCAGATGACGCCGTTCGTTTCATCAACAGTAGAGACAAGCCGCTTGCGCTGTATGCCTTCGCTAATGACAAGAAG GTTATCCACGACATCGTACAGCGTACGTCCAGCGGGAGTGTCTGCGGAAATGACACCATGATGCAGATGGCTTTGCCCACGCTGCCGTTCGGAGGTGTCGGTACGAGCGGCATGGGGAACTACCACGGGAAGTTTGGCTTTCTCACCTTCTCCCACAGGAAGGCAGTGATGGTGAAGGCACTAGCTATGGAAAAG GTGAACAGTATCCGTTACCCCCCCTACACGGAGAAAAAGATGAGCTGGATCAATTGGCTTACTAATAAGAAGGAGAAAAGGAGGGGTGGTCTCTTCAGCTTCATGCCCTTTGCTGTGATAATGACCATCCTGGCAGTTCTCCTCAAG GTACTAACTGTGATGACCTACCTTGCCTAG